The Etheostoma spectabile isolate EspeVRDwgs_2016 unplaced genomic scaffold, UIUC_Espe_1.0 scaffold00018764, whole genome shotgun sequence genome segment GACCTGCCGCACCAGAAAGTGTTCCGGCTGATCCTGACCCACAAGTGAGTAAATCTGTTTCAAGTGTAATAGCTTTTACATGACTTCTATTAATGTGCAACTAATCAGAGCTACATGTGCATTTCAGGTATGCCTGTGACATCCGTGTCAATTGCGTGCTGCGTGACCGGACTCTGGGCAACAGTCCAGCACGTCTGGTAAAACAGCTCAGAGAAAACCATGGGGAGGAATGGCTGAACAGGTTGGCACACTATCTTGGGGAGTGTGCTGACTTTGTCGATCGGCCAAGCCTCTTCCCAGTGGTGTGCCAGGAGCCCCCAGAGCCCATTGATGTGCCCACCAGTCGCTGGCAGGGACGTCCTCTCCCGCTTGGACCATATCAAGGCCAGCATCACCTCCACATTTGGCTCTATCTTAAAGATGGACTCAACCAAACAGGTAATAAATAATCTGTGT includes the following:
- the LOC116681927 gene encoding uncharacterized protein LOC116681927 is translated as MVTETLRCTVCSLNYLSTSQTVRNQLDLPHQKVFRLILTHKYACDIRVNCVLRDRTLGNSPARLVKQLRENHGEEWLNRLAHYLGECADFVDRPSLFPVVCQEPPEPIDVPTSRWQGRPLPLGPYQGQHHLHIWLYLKDGLNQTDHKEAGWPRQVDWSPGHLYWKRDWPDRDQCGHSAGGARTGEDGGRGDGAVPLVSYCTPTAA